In one Grus americana isolate bGruAme1 chromosome 1, bGruAme1.mat, whole genome shotgun sequence genomic region, the following are encoded:
- the FGF6 gene encoding fibroblast growth factor 6 yields the protein MATAQRLLITMSCEASIHRTLPAFILLGFLAGIASTHPVVSRSNGTLLERGWQSLLSRSIAGMSGEKSDVNWESDYLLGIKRQRRLYCNVGIGFHLQILPDGRISGVHNENQYSLFEISTVERGVVSLFGVKSALFIAMNNKGKLYGTAVFQDECKFKEILLPNNYNAYESNAYRGAYIALSKHGRVKRGNKVSPAMTVTHFLPRI from the exons ATGGCCACTGCACAAAGACTTCTCATCACTATGTCCTGCGAAGCCAGCATTCACCGGACGTTGCCTGCTTTCATTCTCCTGGGTTTTTTAGCTGGGATTGCTTCAACACATCCAGTTGTAAGCAGAAGTAATGGCACATTGCTGGAAAGAGGATGGCAATCTCTGTTGTCCAGGTCCATTGCTGGGATGTCAGGGGAGAAGTCAGATGTGAACTGGGAGAGTGACTATTTGCTAGGAATCAAGAGGCAGCGGAGGCTTTACTGCAACGTGGGCATCGGGTTTCACCTTCAAATCCTCCCAGACGGAAGGATAAGCGGAGTTCACAATGAAAACCAATACA GTCTCTTTGAAATATCCACTGTAGAGAGAGGTGTTGTTAGCCTGTTTGGTGTGAAAAGTGCTCTCTTCATTGCAATGAACAACAAGGGGAAGCTATATGGAACG GCTGTTTTCCAAGATGAGTGcaaatttaaagaaatcttGCTGCCCAATAACTACAATGCATACGAATCAAATGCTTACCGTGGTGCTTACATAGCACTCAGCAAACATGGGAGAGTGAAGAGAGGAAACAAGGTTTCTCCTGCTATGACAGTGACCCACTTTTTACCGAGAATATGA